The following is a genomic window from Candidatus Methylomirabilis sp..
ATCGCCCTCTCACTTGTCGGACTCGCCTGGTTGCGTACTGCGTCCAAGCGGCCTCAGCACCGATAGGGATACGCCGATGGAACATATCGGCGTCGTCGGAGCCGGGGCCTGGGGGACCACGCTTGCCAAACTGTTAACCGAAAAAGGGCACGCGGTCACTCTCTGGGTGCGGGAGCGTGAACTCGCCGTCACAATGGCGAGGGAGCACGAGAACAGTCTCTACCTGCCGGGGATTGAACTACCCGAGGCACTTGAGGTCACGACCTCCCTTGCTGAGGTCGCCCGAGGCTGCTCGGCCATTCTGCTGGTCACCCCTTCGCATGTCTTTCGTTCCGTATTTACGGACCTGCTGCCTTTCATTCGAGAATCGCCACTTTTCATCATTGCAACTAAAGGGCTGGAACCAAATAGTTGCATGACTATGTGGCAGGTACTACATGAGGTTGCTCCGTCCATGCGGACGCTGGCTGTGCTCTCAGGTCCCACCTTTGCGAAAGAGGTGAGCAGGGGACTGCCTACGGCGGCGGTCGCGGCATCAGCGGAGGCTGCCGTAGCATTACGGGTTCAGGGCTTGCTGAGCACGCCAACCTTTCGCGTGTATGCCGGAAGCGATCCATTGGGCGTAGAGTTGGGGGGGGCGATCAAGAACGTGATTGCCATCGCCGCCGGGATAGTAGACGGCCTTGGACTCGGGCATAATGCGCTGGCCGCCCTCATCACCCGCGGGTTACATGAAATGACCCGGCTGGGTGTCGCGATGGGCGCGCGCGCCGAGACATTCGCTGGGCTGGCGGGGCTTGGGGACCTCGTGCTGACATGCACCGGGGACCTCTCACGAAATCGGCAACTTGGACTGGCGCTGGGCAGGGGCGCGGCGTTGTCCGAGCTGCTGGAGCGCAGCCCGACGGTGAAGGAAGGGGTCAACGCCTCGAAAGGCGCCGTCGATCTTGCCCGTCGCTTCTCTGTTGACATGCCGATTTGCCAGGAGACCTATGCGGTCCTCTTTGAACATCGATCGCCGAAGGAGGCGGTAGCGAGTCTCCTGGGTAGGGTGTTGAAATCTGAAGAGGTATAGAGGGCGGACGTGCCATACGTGCAGGTTGGGCGCGCTCGAATCCACTTCGTTGAACACGGTCCGAGTCCGGCGAGTCCTCTGCCACCGATCGTCTTCATCCACGGGGCTGGCGGAAGTCATCAGGTGTGGCTCCAGCAGCTTAGGACATTGGGGCGGCGGCGAAAGGCCATCGCCGTAGACCTCCCTGGGCATGGCCATTCGGGTGGGA
Proteins encoded in this region:
- a CDS encoding NAD(P)H-dependent glycerol-3-phosphate dehydrogenase; translated protein: MEHIGVVGAGAWGTTLAKLLTEKGHAVTLWVRERELAVTMAREHENSLYLPGIELPEALEVTTSLAEVARGCSAILLVTPSHVFRSVFTDLLPFIRESPLFIIATKGLEPNSCMTMWQVLHEVAPSMRTLAVLSGPTFAKEVSRGLPTAAVAASAEAAVALRVQGLLSTPTFRVYAGSDPLGVELGGAIKNVIAIAAGIVDGLGLGHNALAALITRGLHEMTRLGVAMGARAETFAGLAGLGDLVLTCTGDLSRNRQLGLALGRGAALSELLERSPTVKEGVNASKGAVDLARRFSVDMPICQETYAVLFEHRSPKEAVASLLGRVLKSEEV